The Toxotes jaculatrix isolate fToxJac2 chromosome 17, fToxJac2.pri, whole genome shotgun sequence genomic interval AGCTGGTCATGTAACACAATCACTGAACGTTTTTAAAGCTCTTTAtattcctcttctttctttcatttgttgaCACAGACTTGATAACTAACAGGCCTTGTCTTAAACCTGCCATTGTCCTTTTGTGCTCCACAATAAAGGGAGTGGCTGTCTTCATGTGTGTGGAGACACATTATGTGTCGCTGATTCCCCAGATTCGGAGCAAATgaatctctctctgttcccGAAGGAACGCTCTtcaccctccctcttcctctttcggcccctcccttcctccctctctccatctctcagtgAGTGGTGGGGAGAAAATGGAGCACGGTAACTATGGTAACTGCATCAGGCAGGTGCTCGGCAGATCCTTGCCACCGAAGCATTTTAATGGAGCAGCAGAATATGGCTGCTGTCTGTACATTTCTTGCGCATGCAATTTCACACTCGGCCATAGCCAGTGGAGTCATATGACGCAATCCTTACACAAAAGACGGACActggttttcattttccatcttgatacaaagacttttattttagcTGCTGCTTGGCAGTCTTTGTCATGTGTCAGCGGGGCTACACTTAAAAGCCTGAGCATAAAGGGGGctcacagaaagagagagagagtgtgtgtgcatatgtgtgttagtacgtgtgtgtgtgtgtgctggattgCAATGTGGTTCTTTGGCAACCGCACCCCACAGataccccccccaccccttccctccctcctccctactccctcctcccttccctcagTCTCCCATGCTTATTTGCTGGTGTGGTTTTGGCCCCTCCCCTCCTAtgcgggggggagggggggactCCCCCTCCAGTGCTCTCCTTTTGTCCGTGGATAAAGCAGCTGCCTCTTTCCCTGTTCAGCCATGGGAGCCGCAGGTCAGTACATGCTTCTACTGCACTAGCTAAAGCTTTTCAGTCTGCGTGCAGTCTGTGCAGCACATCACAAGGCACAGTCGCTGTGGCCGGTCaacacctgtctctctctctagcaGAGCTGTCTGTTGTTGATGCGTCTGTGTGTTGTTACAGCTGCTGTATGTGCTACctgtgcctgcctgcctgtctgtgtgtgtgtgtgtgtgagcatctcCATTCAAATCAGTAGCCACATGGACAGTGTCAGTAGTGGCAGGAACAATGGCTTCTGTGGGGAGTGGTGTATGTACAGCAGATAGGGCCCATGGATCCTGTTTCCACAGTTTCTGAATGAGTAGTGTCTTTGATTTGATAGAGGTGGGGGCAGATAGGTACTGTGAGTCACTATTGGTTACTGATAAGGCAACTTATTCATGTTATATTACAGTATAGGAACATTAAGTGTGTGGGTAGCAGAGATTCACTTGGTCACAATGGCTCTTCTTTCACCCACCCAGGTTTAGCTTGCCTTTTTGGCATCCACAGATGCCTTTTAGTGGAGAGTAAAGATGGCCGTCATCACTATGCTGCTCACAGCTCCGCGGCTAAAATTagagcaggcaggcaggcggaCAGCTCAGAGAGGAAGAGTAAGTCACCCAAGAGACCTCAGCAGCGATTGTCCCTTCTTCACAGGCACAGAACTTTACATTAACGCACCAGTTCTGCTCGCCTCCCTCCACGACACGAAGGATTTCCAGGTGCCAGCACCAACAGATGAATGGTAAACCCTAGTAAGAGGTGCAGGGATGGTGGGGGAGGCAGCGGGTTCAGCAGAGGTGAAACAAGCAGCCGACAGTTCTCATGGAAACAGGCCCGTGTTTCCAGCTGACACAGACGACTGCCAAACGAGGACCATGTCGGCTACTGGAGTTGTAATGGTACACTGGGCTAATCCTCATCTTTGTCATCTTTGGCAGTGGCTTTGAATTACAGGCCTCACCACCCAAAGAAGACAAGAAATGTTAGAACAAGGGGAAAATGGTGCAGCAAGATGTACGAGCGCCTGCAGGCACGTTGCTGTTGATTATTCCAGCTGTTTGTtcctgagtgagtgagtgaggggaTTCGGAGGAATCGTGGCGTTTCACTGCATTAGTGAGATACTGTATTGAAGCATCGTCATCCTTCATCACTGACCACTGAGCTGCTTGTCTGGCCGGGTCACATTGAACCTTTATCTGTGAACTGCTGATAGTGCGTCTATTTCTGCTGCTGACTTCACAGAGCTATAGGTCAATCATTAATTCAATTCTGTGAGAAGCCAGTGCAGGTGCACCCAGGGTGTAAAATGCGcctgtttgtatgtatgtatgtatgtttgtatatgtaTGAGACCAGAGCAGGTGCAACTGACGATAAGCACACGTCAGATGTAAATATGAAGCCTCGGAATGAGgcaacacaaactgtgggacctGCTCGACAAATGACAGTCGGCTATTATCCTCTGCAAAGTTCtctcctatatatatataggggTAAAGAAGACTGAACTGACGAATCATCACTCAGACACCCTCACCCCACCTCACAGTACTCCACAGCTTCGTATAACCTAATGAAAAGCTAGGTTAGAAAGCTGGGTTAAAACAGGATCACGTGACAGCCGGAGCTCTCTGAGGACGTCGGGTTGTGAACAGCTTCCAGTTATTTGACCCAAATGTGTGGTGTGGATCACACAGCGGCAGTCTAATCCACTTTGAAAAGGATACGGCCATGGATACCAAGGCCTACGTGTTAAGAGAGCGTGGGGTCAGTTACTGCTGGTTGTGGGTCCTAACCCTGTTTGTCCTTGTTCTGTCCTTCCTCCCCCTCAGCGATTGACCTGCTCTACTGGAGGAATGTGAAGCAGTCTGGGGCCGTGTTCAGCAGtgtgcttctcctcctcttctccctgacCCAGTTCAGCGTGGTCAGCGTCGGAGCCTACTTAGCCCTGGCAGCCCTCTCTGCCACCATCAGCTTCAGGATCTACAAGTCTGTGCTGCAAGCTGTGCAGAAGACCGATGAGGGACATCCTTTCAAGTGAGTGAAACAGCAGGTTGACGAACGAGACAGTGGATTTCATTCTGAGGTCTGCATGTTCATCAGtcttttctgttcctgttaTTTGTCACCAGAGCCTACCTGGAGATGGAAATCGCTCTGTCCCAGGACCAGATTAGTAAATATGCCGACAAAATCCTGCTGTACACCAACACCTGTATGAAGGAGCTCCGCAGGCTGTTCCTCGTGCAAGATCTGGTCGACTCCTTGAAGGTTTTGGCCTTGGACTCTCGcaccttcaaaacaaaacaaaacaatctggTATTACATGAATATACTGTCACAAAAGCTCATTAGATAAAACATacaatatctgtgtgtgtttcagtttgctGTTCTGATGTGGCTGCTGACCTATGTGGGCGCTCTCTTCAACGGCCTGACACTGCTCATCCTAGGTGAGGTCAACCTGACGCACTACGCCTCTCACtcgtcccttttttttttttctaaaatctgCACCTtccaaacactgctgctgactcacacacacacactccagcattTCAGCCATTTTGAAGACtcaaacacaatacacacaacTCAGCTTTTTAATATCGTGTGCTGTTAATGAGAAAACAGTGTGTCCTTATCACTTTGCCAGAACCACATTTAATTATTGGCCGTGTTTACTTCACTGCTGTACAGTATCTGTTTACTTTTCCAGTTTGCCCTTAGATAAGTGCAGCGGTTGGGGGGCCCTGCCGACACAAgcctgttcctgttcctgttttaacATATTCCCACTGTTGGTCAGAATATGCTAACATTCCTCTCCTCGTGCCTCCACAGCTGTGGTCTCCATGTTCACCATGCCTGTGGTCTATGAGAAACATCAGGTAGGAATTTCAGGTTCACAATTTCTAAGGTCGACCCCGCTTCAAAAAATGTCCATCCAGTATTTTCAcctgtcattttctttctgttttcaggcaCAGATTGATCAATACGTGGGGCTAATACGGAGCCAGGTCAACTGTGTGGTGGTGAAGTGAGTCATTTTGCCATCGCACTTTTTGTTCCAAGTTCACTTAATAAACATGAACGAATGTAGCAGCAAGAATCGACTCTGAGCACAGACACCCTTTTCACATACACAGTGGGGACTATTTACTGAGCAGCTGTGACCATAATCTGACAAAGTGTCTCTGCATCTTAATGTTGCCTCTCCCTTATTAGTGCTGCAGAGGTGCAGTTGTGCAAAGCAATAAACCTGTAAAGCTctagtggagctgctcagtggctTACAGCTAGGACTGTAGTTTGAACTGGGCAGCCTCCAGGTGTTCGTAACTGCAAAGTtgtggagtgttttttttttgttttttttttttgctttataaaCCTACCCTACCCTTGTGCCAGCTTCATTCATGCCACAatcaaaaagataaataaaaaaaaaggctgcaggTGTTGCACAAGGTGAAGAGTCAAAGATCTGccttgtagattttttttttttttactgactcTGTCTTAACCCGGAAAATTCAAGAATGAAGTTTGTCTCTAAGTGTCTGCTGGATCAGCTGATGCCAAAACATGTGCCTGCAGTTTTTGGACTGGACACTGTGACTTTGCCAATTTTAGTCAAACTTGTTGGCAGACTTGTTGGTTTTATGGACTCCCATAAAAAGAGAGAGTACACAGACTGCAGGTGCTTTGCTCCCTACAAATGAAGAAGGATACTCACAGCTTAATCTAGAGTATATCCTTAATATCTTGTGGGACACTTggtttaaaagctttttttgttgttttgttttgtttttgttttttttctgcacaggaTCCAGGCTAAGATCCCCGGGgcgaagaggaaggaggagtagacctgtctgtctcactgtgaagCTGACAGTCCAGTCCAGCTCGGAGTCAGGCAGCTCGCTCACTCACTGTTGAAGAGCCTGGTCGTCATCTGTGGGGCGTAGTGCTATGTCATCTTGGTGTTCTCTAAAAGCATCCACTGGAGAAGCCTATCACCCTGTCTATAGCAGTctaaacactaacacacaaagtCACACGTACATAATCCTGTTTCTAGGTAGACAAGTACacaactcaaaaacaaaaaaagaaactgactttttttgtgttgcttaTTATAAAGTGCATGAAGTCGAGCCTTGGGTAAATAATATTTGATATCTTTtgtgcagtttttaaaaatcacgCTACATTTTTGCTTTGCAGTGCTTACCACAAACTGTACGGTTTGGCACAAAAAAGCTAAAAGCCCACAGACGTGCTTTGCTGCCGATGTTAAATACTGCTTCATGTTTGATTTAGCAGTTGGGGCTTCTCTCAGTAAATGtcaatatatataaatatccaAAACAATTTCTTTTTGGTGTTACCAAgcacaaaataatttaacagtATGCGTCTTAGATGTGGTAATTGTAGGGTTTTTGCTTTTGTATAACCATAAGGAACAATACACACGCTCATGTTTTAGGTACTGTTGTACAACTACTATGAAGACAAGGAGTATCTGGTGATATTTAGCTTGTTTGAATAACTGTCCAACTTTGTACTATGTTCAACTATACTCTGTAGTTCTTTAGACCCTGGACTCTTTAACGATTTGCACTTACAGTATGTATTTAATTAcaagaataagaaaaataaatgtacctTGATGTATACCATCTCTTTAGCTACCTTACTGTCAAGATCACATCCATAAGACGGCGTGAGGTTGGTGAAGATGAATCTGTGTATGACACCACAGCTAAGTTTAAGGTGATAACACTTTGGATGGGAGACTTGGAAAGAGCTATAAATACAGGCCAGTGAATTCTGGCAGACACACCTCTAGTTGTAGGAGttaagattgtgtgtgtgtgcgtgctgtagTGACAAATTTAACTTGACTCTTAGGTCACAGTGAGCCTATGTTTGAATGAACACTGACTGACAAGCCACATCTGTTGCAAACAACTATTTTTAATGGCCCACTGCTGAAACAAAGTCAGAATAAGCTATACAGGGCAAATATGTATATTTCTTATGAACTGTCACCTGTTTAAACAGGGGGAAAGTACTTCAGCACTAACTgcaaacaacaaagacaggactgaggatttttctctgctgctgaaagcCACTGTTCTATCGGAACATAAAAAAACCATAAAACTTATATAACTTATATAATAACTAAAATAACTGAATTAAACTTCCTGGCAACTGCTAGTATTACTACACTGGAATCAGTTCAGCATAAATGCAAGGATCACAGTGCCTTTTTAAGTGTTGAGGAGAATGACAGGATGTGGCTGAAAGAGAACATTTCTCATCTTTCCACCTCCAGGCTCCACGATATCCATCTTCAGGGAGGGATCCGCCTGCAGGACCAGTACACAAACTTTAAACCACAAAGaactaaaatgtgtttaaaacgACACAACTCATGTGAGTTAAGAGCCGATGGTCAAATGTAAAGTCGTAGAAATGGATGAAGGAGCACCAGTGTAACATACCTGGTTCCATTTCTCCAGATTCTCGTAGCACACCTGAGTGACAGCTTCCCTTGGGGGTGACTTGGTGAACAGTCTACATTGCACAATATATACATAGAgtaatacatgcacacacacactttatataattgatttatttctgtaggggtgtgtgtgtgtgtgtgtgagacctaATGAGGCGATCCCGACAGTCCTCCTGCAGGTGGCGGATCCTGTCGAGCCCCAGATGCACAGTGCCACTGGGCccgtcacacaccagatggttTATGGCCAGTCGTAAAGCATTtatctgaaaaaagaaagaaaacacagaactaACCCATCAATACACAAAAGACAACGGTACATCATGTGGTAGCGTCACTGAAGTATTGTAATAACAGACACAAGACCCAGTGCTGTAG includes:
- the rtn1a gene encoding reticulon-1a isoform X3 — encoded protein: MGAAAIDLLYWRNVKQSGAVFSSVLLLLFSLTQFSVVSVGAYLALAALSATISFRIYKSVLQAVQKTDEGHPFKAYLEMEIALSQDQISKYADKILLYTNTCMKELRRLFLVQDLVDSLKFAVLMWLLTYVGALFNGLTLLILAVVSMFTMPVVYEKHQAQIDQYVGLIRSQVNCVVVKIQAKIPGAKRKEE
- the rtn1a gene encoding reticulon-1a isoform X4, with the translated sequence MNAIDLLYWRNVKQSGAVFSSVLLLLFSLTQFSVVSVGAYLALAALSATISFRIYKSVLQAVQKTDEGHPFKAYLEMEIALSQDQISKYADKILLYTNTCMKELRRLFLVQDLVDSLKFAVLMWLLTYVGALFNGLTLLILAVVSMFTMPVVYEKHQAQIDQYVGLIRSQVNCVVVKIQAKIPGAKRKEE
- the rtn1a gene encoding reticulon-1a isoform X2, giving the protein MQATADVTKKESSWSSWKGQAIDLLYWRNVKQSGAVFSSVLLLLFSLTQFSVVSVGAYLALAALSATISFRIYKSVLQAVQKTDEGHPFKAYLEMEIALSQDQISKYADKILLYTNTCMKELRRLFLVQDLVDSLKFAVLMWLLTYVGALFNGLTLLILAVVSMFTMPVVYEKHQAQIDQYVGLIRSQVNCVVVKIQAKIPGAKRKEE